The Thalassophryne amazonica chromosome 20, fThaAma1.1, whole genome shotgun sequence sequence ATGTGAATGGTTTGAGTCCTGAGCCGATATTAACTCAGCAAACAGAGGACTTTAATCAGATTATGGTCCACGGAATGGCAGCACCGACTCCAAATGTCACAGAGTTCAGTGGAGAAAAATCGATGGTGGGGATTAAAGGCAGTAATACTAAGGAAAGTTAACACATGGCAGGAAGGGAAGGCTGTCCCGTCCACACGATCTGTCAAGGTGTTTCCAGTAACAAGGAAGTAGGTTACAAGCAGGTACATTTTGCAACTTGGTCAACAGCACATCTTGGCAACTAGTGAGAGACACTTTAAGTGTGAGAAAAAGGAAGGAGTGAGGCACATTACAATCCCAAACTGCTGACTTCATTTCTTTCCTCACTTAATTTAGTGTAAACATTCCACATTTGGACTGCAGGACTTCTGCTGGAGGAGTGTTTCGTTTGGACAAATTTAGCAAAAAATACATACAGcgtttgtgtgtttatacatgTGTGTGTCCACCACCTGCTGCACATTTCAACATGACACACTTCCAATCTTTGCCTTTCAGTCAACAGCCACTGCCATCGTTGGGGGGGAATGCCTTGTCCCTGACACGCCCTCCAGTGCCCACTGTCCAATCAGTCAGTCTTACTACGGTTGTTGTTGTGGAGAGTGTGGCCGTTCTGCATGTAGCCGTTCTTCGCCTTTTCCCTCCGCTCGCCATCTGTCTCGTCGTCTTCCGATTCAGTCTCTTCTTTATCGCTTCGCTCATCCTCGACGATGTCCTGTTGGGCGAGACAAATCACATGAACTTAAAAGGAGTACGTAGCACAGAGTACGGTttgatagtgttttttttttttgcatacactGCCTGGCAGGAACTTGATGACCATGCGAACAATGAGACCGGCCCAGAAGACGTGCAGAGCCTGCAGCACAAACAGCAGCCCATTGAAGAAGTAATATCCAAGGAAGGGGGGGTAGAGGGTGAGCGGGTACACCCATGTCGTGTGTATGATCCTGGACAAAGGCAGAACAGAGAATCCAGTCAGAGCCACCTACACTCATCAAAAGCCTATTGAGAGGAGCTGGGATTGTAGACAATGTGCCTGTGATGAGCAGCTTCTCTCTGCCAAGTACGTGGAAAACGTGGCACAGCTCCCCCCAATAGTTACAGAAATAAAACCAATTCTGAAGTAAAATCACACCGTTGTGGTTTCATTTACCAAAAAGGGAGAATAATGAGGCGGGTAATGATGAAAACTGCAGCGAACACAGTGAAGATGAAGTTGCAGGTTCTCCTCCAACCAGCATAGTTGAACATCTTGGCGGACTGAAATAAAAAGAGATCAACAAGTGTCACATTTGCCTTTAATCTCCTCTAGGGGGCAGTGAGCCATATGAAGCGTACAGTGCTTTTACTAAAGTTAGAAATAATTTGGTCAGTATGAACCAGGTGGAATGGAAGAAAGCCTTTAAAGTGTGCTGACTATCTTTTAACACGATGTCAATTTCAGCATTTTGACCTTCACTGCCAGTGTGAGGTTTTATTTCTGACAATTAGAAGACGGCAGGCAGAGAGTCGTCCTGTCGTGTGCTTGTGTGGTGTAACATGGACTACACCCACAAAACAGAGCAGACTGACACAGACAATAACAAGCTTAAGGAAGTACTTTCATTTTTCTTTTCCAAACAAGGCAAaggacaaacattttttttttttgggggggggggggggggggggggggtgtcttgtaAACAGAGTTCCCTTTAGTTTGGGTCCAGTTTTGTAAAGGCTCAAAGCCCATTTTGGTTCAACAATTTCACAtgtgaaaataatataaataaaagcaTCTCTGCCTTTGAACGTTGTGACAGAGTGTGAACGGTGATAACGTGACAAAACCTCACAGTGGCTGTGGAGATTATACAATGCCCTACAAAACTATTGGgcaccttggtatttcacacaggtTAATTTGTTCATGTCATTTGAAATAGAAAAagcaaatcaggcttctcaataaaaaaaaaacaactaaaattatcttccttaaactcaaactgaaagtaaatctctacaacttgatataatataaattaaataaaaatataaaagccatgatgatggattgcataagtaatggaacactttggtataatacctgtaaatagtcagttttattgccagttttcgtcAGACAAgtaaggggatggatacatgaacatttccaagtcactgaatgtgtcttggactctatttacatcaattaagaagaaatacaaacagtatggtacaagCTTTTACTTCTTAAACATTAGATCTTTACTTTACATGTTTGGTGTCTTACCTCCATTAGATAGTCTGAAGCATCATGCACCAACATGATCAGAGTTCCTGCTCGGATATAATTGACCAGCCAGGAGAAACTGATGAGAGCAATGGTGGCTACATGGTGAACAATTTGCTCTTTGAAATCCTGAAGTAGAAggcaaaaataaattatttttgtaaCTTATTGATCAAGTCATAAACTTTGGTCAGGAATCAACAGTGGGCGTCTGACTGGTGCTGCTATAACAAATGATTAACTCTATGAAGATAGCAGATCATAACCGGCCCTAAAACGGGTCGAAATCCATGTACAATACGGAAAAAAGGCAACAAAAGTGCTCCACAACAAATCCTCAAATTAGACTGATTTCAACACAGCAGCGGCGGTCCTGAGTAATCCACACGGCCATCGTTTAAAACCATTAGCTCATGGTATTTTCAAGCTGGAATCATAAAAGAAGAGCTGGCATATTCGGGCAGGCTTGTCAGTCTGACACtttttacaaggacattttgactTTTGGACACACTAGTCACTCTGTGCCCTTTCGTGGTCACAGACACACTGGACACTCTGTCTGTGCCCTTTCACGGTCACACATTAACTCAGAGTGGAAGaatcaaacaaacacattcatgatAGAAGAGACCTCTGTTTGATGTACCAGAAACAGCTCCATAAACACCAACAGTTTAATGGGGAACAAGCGGAACTGAACATTTAACATCTACAGGAAACAAACCATTCTCATTACTCAGTGTCATTActgactgtatttttttttttttttttcagatttctctTGTGTGGGGGTTAAAAGTCCACAAAAGAGAAAGTTTAACACAGAATCACTTACTTTACGTTTGACATCTGATGCCACACTAAAAAGTAGTGATATATAGAAGCCAAGTTCGATCATGTAGTACCAGTACTGGGAAGGCAACAGTGACTGTGAAAACAGGAGGGGGAGAAGCAATTTCAGGAAAAATATCTTTCAGATTATGTTTTCATTTGTTTACCAAATAAAGGAGATGAAAAAAGTAAAGAGAAACCAGTctgaaatgttattttattttattctttttaagaaaatgaaAATAACTGGAGTTGATTAAATTTATAGATCTAGCGTACCATTTTTGGGAAGCCGTGCCACATCTGCTCCATATCGTAAAACCATGGTTTCTGATGAGAGACAGATATCAAATATTCATTTTACTTAATAGTGATAATGATTCATGTGGGAGTTCTCAAATCAGTGTGCAGCTCACATCATCACCACTAACTGCTGTGTccaggataaaaaaaaacaaaaacaaaaacgtattATAACATGCAGAACGTTGTACGTAATTTCATCTATGAAGCAGAAGgtgtgagggggaaaaaatagcCATTAATTACCAACTAATTCACTGGTTACATTTCTGAAAACTGCTTTCTTTAAAAATAGATTGGCAACACAGTAAATACAGTACTTACATCAACAAGGACTGCCAGGCCAGCAAAGAAAGCAAGAAGGTAAAAGATAAATCTCCAACTGTAAAAGAATGGACATGATCTCAGATGTGTCAAGCACATGCAAAACATCAAACCTGAGCTCTGCACATTCAGCCGGCAAAATGCACCCGATCCAGTCCACATTTAGACACAAATAAGAAGACCACTCAAATTCCACTTGTCACTTAAAAATTCCTTCAAAGAACCTTGGCTGCACCTTAAAATGCAAAGTATCAATTCCAGACTGTTGTTTTTGACCTGCATTGCCAAATGCAGGTCAAATCTAATACAGCTACATTTGAACTGTTCGTTTATCTGGGTGTATGCAGTGTCCTGACAAAGATTTCAAGTATCAAGGTGAAACTTTGATTCAATCAAATATACTTTATTTTCCCTGCATGGAAATTTTGCTTGGGAAAAACTGCTGCAACAGCTGCTGAACAGAGAaatgacacaaaaagaaaaaaaacaaacagatacaaCAGATcaaaatcacaaataaaaaaataaaaacacacagacataatAGCCTGCCTTAAACAGCCTAAaagattgataaaaaaaaaaaaaaaaaaagtttaaaacctTAATACTATCCCGTATGAAATTTTAAAAAACCCATAAAAATAGTGACATTAAAAGCCGAGTGTGGAAAATAACTGCAGAGAGAACCTCTGTGCAGtaaacagtgcatctggaaagtatttacagtacttaactttttccacattttgttatgttacagccttattccaaaatggagtaaattcattttccccctcaaaattctactcgcaacaccccataataacaacatgaaaaaaagttttttttgaactttttttttgcaaatttataaaaaaactaaaaaaaaaaaaaacaactaagaaatctcatatacataagtattcacaccctttgctcaacactttggcagcaattgcagcctcaagtcttattgaatatgatgccacaagcttggtgcacctatttttttttggcagttttgttcattcattcctctttgcagcaactcAGGTTGGATGGGTTggatgttggtgcacagccattttcagatctctccagagatgttcaatcagattcaggtctgggctctggttgggccactcaaggacattcagagttgtccctgaagccactcctttgaatattggctgtgtgcttagggtcattgtcctgctgaaagattaatCATTGCCCCAATctcaggtcaagagcgctctggagcaggttttccaaACAACATTtctcactgtcattatggggtattgtgtgttgaatcttgaagaaaaaaaatgaatctactcctttttggaataaggctgtaacataaaatttggaaaaagtaaagcactgtgaatactttctggatgcactgtgagaGGGAGATGCTAGCAAGATGCATCTTGTTCCTTATTGAGTAGTGTGATGGACCCTGGGATGAATAAGAGCTTAAGACAATTAGTTTAACACTTGTGTGCTCTGTCACATCTTCCTGTACAAGACATACTCTGGAACAGAATGACTAATTGTAGTTACCAGAGGGCTAACTCTGAAACCTTGCCAGACTTTTTCATATCAAATTTAAACATGGTACAATTTGGCACCATCTGAATACTCATACTTGCTTACTATATAGCAGACAAAAGCAGTCCGTCACAATCCGTATGCATTTAGCATTAATCCAACAGCACCTAGATGAtattgtcaccttcctaaaataatggcctaagtcatgttttggaaaatatgacttaggccattattttaggaaggtgacgatatataTGGTGCAGCTAAACTTAGTAACAAAGACGAACCTCCCaattaaatacaaacagtactcaGACATGCATGAAAATGATGACAGCAACCAAGGGGCTGTGGGATTGCACAAACATACAATTATTAAGCATCAGGAACCCTATGAAAAAATGCCATCGCAAACTGAAATTTTCGCAGTATAAGCAGTATGTACAATTGTGCATCTGTAAACATTTGGGTCAAAGAATAGCTAAGATGGTGACAGGGTACTGCCACTACTACTACTCCTCACTCGCTTTATTCCCATATGTGCTACAGTAACGGTTGGGTATGTAGTGCATACAGAGTATTTGGGTGCAGCGAAGGGCTTCTCACTAAGACCCCAACCTTTTCTACACTGTGCTCAGTGAGGCAGAGAAGAGTAAGTTTTGCCTCACACACCTCATTTCTAACTGACTCAAGCCATTAAATTATAATAACAGAGGGAAAACATTGATTATGCCCCACTGTGACTCAAAACCGACAAAGGCAGAAAATGACACTTGTCTCAAGAGTTTCAGCTACCTGGCTTCACGGAACTTTTTCAGTTTGTTGGGACGGTCCTGATTTCTCCGCCGCCGGAACCACCTCTGGACCTGCCGGACTGAACAGCCTGTCTGTTTGCTTAAAGTCTCTAAGGCGCTCTAAGAACAGAAGAAGCAAGGGAAAGAGACTTTAGCTTAGCAAGTGAGATGCAAGGACAGTCAACTCACAATCAAGACAAACGGCATGAGATGTGAGAGTGACCTTCAATGACATTTCCCTCATAATATTCTCATCAATTGCTGACACTGCTGAATTCTGTAATTAGGGGTCCAAGCCCGGTGGGGCTGGGGACAGTGGTTGCACAGCAAGGACCCTCCACAGGATGTGGACACGGTGGGAGTCACAGCTGTTACTCAGTGGATTTTTTGAAAAAGAAAGGACACCTTGGTTCAAGTTTGTGCTTTTGGTATTAAACATGGGGTGACAGCACCATCGCCTGTGTGGTCCTGTGGGTCAGGCCCACATCCCAACATTTGAAATGTAGGGACTCGCATGGGCTTGGGAGGCGATATGCGTATGTACCACAACCTGCACATACATTCAATGGACACTCACGCGTTTATGTTAAGATGATTAAGTCCaataaacatgaaatatgttccaATGACACAGAAAAATGAACAAATCGCTGGCTGCCAAAGTTCATAGTAGCCAGTCACAAGTTGGTGCCACAAATGGGGAAGTATAAATCTAAAATTAGATGCAtagaaaagcatcaaattcatatCTCAACAACTAATCCAACCAAGACCAGCAATGTTCAATGAAGAATTTTCTATAATTTTCAAAAGTAGACAGCTTTAAATTACACAGACtgagcactgcagatgcaataTTTGGTCTGAGTGCTcatggagaagtgcagagaaggccagaaggagttgcattgtttgtttgtggacTTAAAGGTTATGAAAGTGTgccaaaagaaaaaagtgtggtattTTATGAAGAAGTCTggtgtggcagagaagtatatgaGAAAATCCAAACCTATGTAAATCCGAACCTATATGTGTCTCAACTCTCTGATATAAAGGAATTGATTGTACTTGGAGACCTAAATCAGGACTGGAATGACAGCTCATCTAAACCATTAAAAGCTCTTGCAACCAAACTTGGACTTACTcagttaatcaaaaacccaacTAGAATTGGAAAAACACGCAGCTCTGTGCTTGATCTCATCTTTACTTCTCAACCCTCCAAATTCGCTCTCTCTGGTATAGTAGAAACTGCTATTTCTGATCATTTCCTTACATATGTAATCAGGAAAAAAGCCAAGAATACAAAAGGTCATGCTAGTCAtccaactgtgaccaaagtactaaaCTCTAATTTACCATGATTAAATGAAGACATTGACAATATGGACTGGTCAAATGAAATACAACTTAGAAACCCTGATCAAATCTTGATTAATTTTCATGAGAAAATCGAAACTGtaattacaaaatatacaactgTCCGAACGATAAAACAACGGCAAAATAAATTACCTTGGATTAACTCCCAAATAATTAAACTTCTTAAACAAAAAGCTACATCTTTAAAACAATATAGAAAAACCAAAACGCCAGAGAGTAAATATCAATTCAGGCAAATTAGAAATAAATGCACGGCTGAATTATACAAatccaaaatgacatattttcaaAACTTAATTGTTCAAGCTGGCTCAAATCCAAAAACGCTATGGCAAGTACTTAACAACATAACAGGAAACAATAAAAAGAATAacttaaataaattcaaattaatAGATGGTAACCTTGTCACGGGACACGAAAGGATTGCCAAGtgcttttaatgattattttatatcctCTGTAAAGGGAGTTAACCTCTGTCTTCACATCTCCTGATGTTACAACAGTGCAGACAGGTCTTCAACCATTGTTCTCCTTTACAGAAGTCTCCCAACAAGAGATATCTGCCACTTTTCAATCCTTAAATAACTCTCACACACGGGATGTCACTGGCTTAACAACGAACTTCCTGAAGACACACTCTGAAAGCTTTGTACCTTTGTTTCACCATCTGATCAATTTATGTATTAGACTCTGTGTTCCCATCTTCCTGGAAAACTGCCCTGATCATTCCCATATTTAAATCAGACAGCCCTACATGCATTTCTAATTACAGACCAATAGCTATActttcaacaatatcaaaattaCTAGAAAAAACTCTGTATAATCAACTTATCAACTTCCTGGAGAACAACCACCTGCTCAGTGACTCTCAGTATGGTTTTCGGTCCAAACGTTCCACTATGTCTGTTGTTCTACTGTTCACTGAACATATACGCTCTGCTTTAAACAAAGGACAGGTtacaggtgcagtttttatagatttctataaagcatttgatacagtaaatcatctCATTTTACTAAGTAAACTTCAgtcctttaagctgtcccaaagtGTGCTTGACATGATTACATCGTATTTGAGTGGCAGGTCTCAAATAGTCAAAATTGGTCAAACTAAATCTCGTCCTCTTAAATACAATATCGGTGTACCACAAGGGAGTACTCTTGGTCCATTACTGTTTCTTCTTTATATTAATGATCTTCCACTTATATGCAATTATTCTAACATTTtattgtatgcagatgacactgtactcTTTTACTCTGACTCAAACCCCAATTTTGTAAATGCTAAATTGTCATCTGATCTCAAAACACTCCAAAATTGGCTAACGGATCACCACCTTAGTATTAACATGAAAAGACAGAATGTATGTATTTTCATTCCCCCAGGAAGCAACTCCAAATGTGCAACACAATCATGTTCTCCGATTACAAACTGCACATAACAACAACCTATAAATATCTTGGTGTGCTCTTGGATTCTCATCTTAATTACAAAGAACATGTCAACTCTCTGACCAAGAAACTGCAACAAAAACTGTATGTCTACAACAAAATCAGACCATATTTGACAACCTCTGTTTCTCATACGTACCTTCATGCTGTAGTCCTCTCCTCTATCTCCTATTATTTGCCTATATGGTCTCTCACCACAAATGATGTTCTTGATCCTGTGGCTCGACTGTACAACAGAGCTTTTAAAATTCACTGTCAACTTCCAGGTTGGACCCACCATTGTATAGCTCTGTCCAGATCAAATGCTCTGACCTTCAACAACTATATAAGTAGTATGGCTATTAGATtctattttcagttaaaaaacttcaacctgccaccagctctgttggctctagtaccaactacaaactctcaaaggagcaccagatcaacatcggcggaacagctccaagtcccttcttataaaaacacttatggacaaagatcattcttctacatctatactaaggtgtggaatgacatccctctgggcactagaactatcagctcagagatactatttaaaaaaacttACAGAGATGATTTATTGAATAGTTATTCATGTAACCACTGATCTACCTCTCACTTGTCtgatctttttatctttttacttATGATTTATGAATGTGTGCTGAACATGTTAGGTTTATTGTCTacatggttgaatgaaatgattgtGTGTAGGTTTACgtgtaaaacaggaacctgctgtaaaacagttttaACTGAGTCGGGCCTGGGGTAATGTGCAATTGTGCTTTTAACCTTTTTCCTGTATAATAAATGAAATGGGCAGGATATGTGCAAGGACAGTCACCACGTAAGTCTGGTGTGGTTGAGGTTCCTTGCTGTAATCAGAATTCCTGAGGAAGTTATTTTTCTGAACACTGttcccaatgtgcttgctcagggaaaGGGTCAGGAAAAAGCACCTTTAAGTGACTGATATTGTGATtggcatattaaaaaaaaaaattcaactcaatCCGTTGCCCAATCACCACTGATCTTTACGAGTATATGCATCATAAAGAGAATATTTATATCAGTGTTGTTGCTATTTGGTAGAACACTTGGTTGAACGTAATTAGATTTTGATATTGATAATATAAACTGTTACACAGTAGTTACCTGCAAGCACAAGACCTTATGCACGTGGTTGAGAGCAAGGGCTGTGATTCAGTAGAAGAAAGGAAAAGGTATGGACGTCTTAGTTAAATTTAGTCCTCTTAAGGGCAAACTTGGCATGACAGCACCGTCGCCCATGTGGCTCCATGGATCAGGTCCACATCTTACAACTGCATCGTTACTAGTCACATGGGCATTACAGGAGCTCGGTAGCTCAGGAGGCAGCCTGTGTGTGGGGCTTGGACCCCATGTATACATGCTGGCAGGTTTACTTGGTTTTGTGTTGATGGCTTTTTTGCCAAAGGAATGATACACGAATATGGATGATGCCGTGCCAGTTGTGATGTGATTACCTGTGCAGGATACTTTGATGTGTTGCAGAAATAGGACTCCAGGATGGGATTTGGAGCAGCACAAACACGGCGTTTGTCACTCACTCCCAGCAGAGAGGCCAGAGGTATTGCTATGGTTCTGAAAACAGAAAATGCAGAGTCTCTCTTCATACAgtggttttcattttttaaatttcacTTCAAAAGCTAAAAGAGACAGAACAAGGAAACAACAGGGAGACCATCATGACAGACCTCTCAAATATCTGTCTGATGACCAGGAAGCAGAAAGCAATGGGGATAGTCGCCCAGAGGTCCTCTGCTTTGGGAAAGACTTTGCCATCATGGTCTTTCAGGTCAGCCCAACCATGGCCTTGAGGAAACCAAATCCAGTCTGCCCATAACCCCTCACTCTTCTCGGATGGCATCCTACAACAAGTTAAAAGGAGAAAACATCTTTGTTGTTCATTTTAATACGACAGTCAGAAATGAAGAGCAGAATTCAAAGAAGAGTTTGTCAGCTGGGTGCATTTTATTTGATTAACAGAGCAGCTCTCTCAGCCATGACAATATCCTGAAGAAGGAGATGGAAGATTATTGATCAGAGGTGATTAATCTCTCCATATGTGGGCACTTCCTGTTCAAGTTGAGTGGACCGATGACAGAAGAGTGCGCTACAGAAAACGTACACCTACGACTTCAGGTTGGTATCTCTTGAAAAAATATTAACTCTACAACCGCTGGACCCTTACTGACATATTTATTCAAGTTCACTCTTTAATAAAATGCCACGCACTTGCCATGAGCGACATGGTTCGTGTATCATAAGGTTAACCGAAACTGTGCGCACCAGACAACCTCTGAACAGTGTTGTCTAATTCATAAATGTGTGCACAACATCTGACATAGGAACAGCAAGGGAGAGTTGCACAACAAAACACATCCTGCACAGATGATTTCTTAAGAAACGTCACATTCCCCACAATATCTGAAAAAGACAAAGGATGAAATAGCAGtctgaaaagaaaaacacaccacaCGCTCTGCAGCGTATACACAATCGGATTTCAGAACCAAAGGTTCAACAGAACTAAAGGTTGAAAATCAGTTTTTACTGACCTGGGACACCTTGGTTGACACTTTTTCAGAAACAGTGTGTTCacattaaagaaaaagaaaaaaaaaaaaaaaaaaaaacctgacactgAAATATATCAGCC is a genomic window containing:
- the cers2a gene encoding ceramide synthase 2a isoform X2, which produces MPSEKSEGLWADWIWFPQGHGWADLKDHDGKVFPKAEDLWATIPIAFCFLVIRQIFERTIAIPLASLLGVSDKRRVCAAPNPILESYFCNTSKYPAQSALETLSKQTGCSVRQVQRWFRRRRNQDRPNKLKKFREASWRFIFYLLAFFAGLAVLVDKPWFYDMEQMWHGFPKMSLLPSQYWYYMIELGFYISLLFSVASDVKRKDFKEQIVHHVATIALISFSWLVNYIRAGTLIMLVHDASDYLMESAKMFNYAGWRRTCNFIFTVFAAVFIITRLIILPFWIIHTTWVYPLTLYPPFLGYYFFNGLLFVLQALHVFWAGLIVRMVIKFLPGSDIVEDERSDKEETESEDDETDGERREKAKNGYMQNGHTLHNNNRSKTD
- the cers2a gene encoding ceramide synthase 2a isoform X1, producing MAMRMPSEKSEGLWADWIWFPQGHGWADLKDHDGKVFPKAEDLWATIPIAFCFLVIRQIFERTIAIPLASLLGVSDKRRVCAAPNPILESYFCNTSKYPAQSALETLSKQTGCSVRQVQRWFRRRRNQDRPNKLKKFREASWRFIFYLLAFFAGLAVLVDKPWFYDMEQMWHGFPKMSLLPSQYWYYMIELGFYISLLFSVASDVKRKDFKEQIVHHVATIALISFSWLVNYIRAGTLIMLVHDASDYLMESAKMFNYAGWRRTCNFIFTVFAAVFIITRLIILPFWIIHTTWVYPLTLYPPFLGYYFFNGLLFVLQALHVFWAGLIVRMVIKFLPGSDIVEDERSDKEETESEDDETDGERREKAKNGYMQNGHTLHNNNRSKTD